Genomic window (Megamonas funiformis):
ATAATCATTAACCTCAATACATTTTACAATTTCTTGATTGTGCCATTATTTTATTACGTAATAATATTAAATTATCGTAAGCAAGTTCATGAACCACATATTGTGGTTGTATATAATCTATTAAAAAACTTGGAGCTTTAGTTTGAAAAATTTCATGTTTATCAATTTTTGTAATATGTTCCCATAATCTATGTTTATCAAATTCACAAAATTTAAATTGCTGTTCAATAAATTTTTTTTGATATTGCCCTGATAATGAACAATTTAAATGTACTCCTTTTATCAAACTCGCAAAACTACCTAAATTATTTACAATATCCTTAATAAATATACTAGCTTCTAATTCTGATGTTAAATTTATATTTGTATTCATTAAATGTCCAGTATCTAACATAATGCCAACATTATTATGTTTTAATTTCTCAAAAAAATACACTACATTCTCCATACTATTTAAACGCAATCCTGGCCACCATAAATTTTCAAATAATATCAGTACATTATCTGGTATTATTTTTGCTACTTCATTAAAAACTTCACTAGTAGCTAATAAAACTTGTCTATCATTATAATAAAAATTATAAGTAAATATTTCTTGAACATTTGCTTCTGACACATGCCATACTAAATATTGAGGTTTTAAATTCAGAGCCAAAGTTATATTTTTTTTTATATATTCAATCCATTCATATATATTTTGAGCTTTATAATAATGTTTCTTTTCTTCATTACTTTCAAATATATAATCTAATCGTTGCTGATTATTCCACCAAAAATCTATCCAATAAGACCAATATTCAAGATGTACACCTATTGTTGATTCTTTATATTTTAATATCATATTATTATCATAAATTAATTGTTCTATGCCATCTAATTTCATAGATGCTACATATTCACCTAATGATTGTCCCATCAACTGGAGTTCTTTTTCATACCAATCTATAACTGGATAATTAAATAAATATTTTACCATAGGTTAAACCCTTTCCTCATATCCATTATTTAATTATCTTATTTTAAGAAGAAAACATATAGAAAATCTTTATTTTCTATATGTTTCTTCCTAATCTTTTATATTAAATTAAAATTCATATTCCATACCAACTGCAAAATTTCTACCTGGCATACCATACCAATCACCTGGTTTACTGCCCCACCAAATAGCATTAGTTTGTTCTGCATATTCTTGATTGAATAAATTATTTACCTTAGCAAAAACTTTTAGATTATCTTCTGGTTTATAATTTAATCCTAAATTGAATACCCAATAATTATCACTTGGCCACCCTTTTGATTCTACCTTATTGCCATCTCTACCAATAAAACCTTTTCCATCTAATCCAATATTCCATTTATCTTTTGTATAATCTACACCAACTGTTACCATATTTTTAGGTAAATATCCATAATCTGTAGTTCCTTTTTTATTTGTATATGATAACCTCGACCAACTCAATAATCCATGCCAAGAGTCATCAAAATATTTTTCATATTGAATATCAAAACCATGAGCTTTTTCACTGTCATTAACATAAGTATCTTCTTTCACATCAAAACCTATATTCCTGTCAGAATCACGTTTAAAATAATGTGCATTAATCATTGAACTATCATCAATTTTATGATTAATGCCCACTTCATAATTTTTGCCTTCTTCTGGTAACAATTTAGCATTACCATAGTTAGTATCATAAAGTTGATACATTGATGGCAATACAAAATAATCATTATATGCTATATATATATTAGTATCATCTGTAAAATTATATCCTAAATTAAAACTTTTAGCTGTATTTGATTCTAATTCTACTAGACCACCAGATGGATCATCATAGCGTATACCACTTGTTAATTTCCATTTATCATCAAACATCCATTCATCTTGTAAAAAATATGATGTATTTTTTAACGATTGATATGTTTCATAGGAACGATAATCTGGTGTCCATACTGTTGATGGATTTAAATTTTCGGATTTTATATGCTCAAGACCTACAGTAACCACATGAGTATCACCAAA
Coding sequences:
- a CDS encoding TIM barrel protein gives rise to the protein MVKYLFNYPVIDWYEKELQLMGQSLGEYVASMKLDGIEQLIYDNNMILKYKESTIGVHLEYWSYWIDFWWNNQQRLDYIFESNEEKKHYYKAQNIYEWIEYIKKNITLALNLKPQYLVWHVSEANVQEIFTYNFYYNDRQVLLATSEVFNEVAKIIPDNVLILFENLWWPGLRLNSMENVVYFFEKLKHNNVGIMLDTGHLMNTNINLTSELEASIFIKDIVNNLGSFASLIKGVHLNCSLSGQYQKKFIEQQFKFCEFDKHRLWEHITKIDKHEIFQTKAPSFLIDYIQPQYVVHELAYDNLILLRNKIMAQSRNCKMY